The Meriones unguiculatus strain TT.TT164.6M chromosome 1, Bangor_MerUng_6.1, whole genome shotgun sequence genome has a segment encoding these proteins:
- the LOC110557447 gene encoding ubiquinol-cytochrome-c reductase complex assembly factor 3, translating into METVRKALLTVAVLGAGAGVGSILFAVVAPGELKKQSMLQEFPERDPQRRDEAFRTKELMMATLKDAATTNENMTWRKNWMVSGGGRSA; encoded by the exons ATGGAGACGGTTCGTAAAGCGCTGTTAACGGTGGCGGTGCTAGGCGCTGGTGCTGGCGTAGGCTCCATTCTGTTTGCTGTTGTGGCTCCAGGAGAACTCAAGAAGCAGTCGATGCTGCAG GAGTTCCCGGAACGGGACCCGCAGCGCAGGGACGAAGCCTTCAGGACCAAGGAACTAATGATGGCTACCCTGAAGGATGCCGCAACCACGAACGAGAACATGACCTGGAGGAAGAACTGGATGGTTAGCGGCGGCGGCAGGTCAGCGTGA